The window AGTATCATACATATCCAGTTACTGCGGACAGCAgaagatgaaataaaataaaaatacagaattataataaatgaattgTTACTAAATAAATTGGACCAATAACtacattataaaatacataaaatctaaACATCTTTTATTCCAACATGAttttatacacacaaacaaaatgtgTAAACATGAGCTTCATTATAGGTTGTCAGTTTTGACCTCAAAATGTcactaattataattaatattttaatttgtaatatttctagtttatttttatagtttaactGGCAGCTCAGGTACATTCCTAAACATTTCAAAGTAGCAAACATAAAATGTACAGAAGTATATTACAGACACCTATTGAGGCTTACAGTTCGAAAGCCATACTCCACTCTATGTTGCGAAATAAAGTCAATTGTTCTCAGAGCGAAATTTTTACAACTGTGCTTTCTTAATAAACATTAGATAAACGTAAATATCTTTTACCTCATTTTCGCAATTATACATCCAAATGTGCAGGTGTCGCTGTGCCCGCTGTCCGTATTTACTGGGCATGCGCACATCATTCTTTCTTTTTCCCATTGCAGCGGAGTGTAAACTCCCCAGTTTGGCTCCTGGCTCCGGCTTAGGAGACAGAAAAGTCTACAAAATGGTTAGTACGGCACTGTAATACTTTTACCATTGTGTTCCCTATAGATTCATCGTCTGTTTGCTATCAATACAATATGGTGTGATGGCTGATAATAAAAGGATGGTTCACGATTTTCTCGGAAAGACCGAGTTCAAACGTGGCCTTATGGCTGATTTTAAGCCCTTCCCACATGTTTCAGAGAGAAGCAGGCAGTAGTGAATCTCTGCTGGATTTTGTCTTTTTCGCCTCGTTATAGGCTATCAAAAAGCCCAGTGTACTATTAAACACTTAACGTTAAACGTAGCGTTGTTTAATGCTAACATGCTATAACGTTACCTACAGTGTTAAAGTGGAGGCTTTCTGAACCTTCACTCTCTTCTAACGTCTGTTGTTAATTTAGGCAGAATTTATTTGTGCACGTCTGCATTGTGGGTAACTTTTTAAAATCATGTGTTGTCTTTCAGGGATTCGTTAAAGTAGTGAAGAACAAGTCCTACTTCAAGAGGTACCAGGTGAAGTTCAGGAGAAGGAGAGGTAAATGCAGAATTCTAGTAACTTAATGTAACTTGAAGAAAGTTGTAAGATTGGTTtgattattaattttcctttattaCTTTTGCTTCACAGAGGGAAAAACTGATTATTTTGCCAGAAAGCGCCTGGTCATTCAGGACAAGAACAAGTACAACACACCCAAGTATAGGATGATTGTCCGCTTCTCCAACAGGGACATCGTTTGCCAGGTGGGTTAAGAGCTATTCTTCATTTACATCTTGGCGCGTTGTGTAAATGCTGCAGGATGTACTGAAAAGCTTCAGTACTTCAATGGGTTTAGACATGGTAAATAAAATGTTCGTTTTCTCTCCCTCTTTATTTAAATATCATGTAGGGTTTGAGGTGTTGACAGTCAAatgtgatgtttttgtttttcagattGCCTATGCCAAGATCGAGGGTGACATGATTGTGTGTGCAGCCTACTCCCATGAGCTGCCCAAGTACGGCATCAGTGTGGGTTTGACAAATTATGCTGCTGCCTACTGCACTGGGCTGCTGCTCGCCCGCAGGGTGAGTTTCAATCATGTCTTTAATTTGACTTCACAAATTGTAACCAATTTATTAAGGGTTAATGTATAAATCATGCAGTTTAAAACCATATTTGCCAATGCTGCTGGTAAAATATGAATTCCGATGCATGACTTATTCAGTGCACACATTTTCACAATACTTTTCTGCGCATGTATCAGTTAGCAGTGCATCGTTAAAGCTGTAGCAGCAGTTAAAATAAGGCAGTAGGTTTTGTCTCTGTTGTTGGGTACAATTGATGGATTTggggaaagaaaaaataaatatacacaaatgcATTTTATTAGGCAAATCTAGTAGAAGTAATTAAAAAGGTAATAATTGACAAAATATTTAATGCTGCCACTAACAGCTAAATTATGACAAACCTGTTGGTGCATTTGAAAAATGAACTTGAAATGAAAGTGCTTCGAGTGGGTTTACCAGCAATATTTTTGTAGttcactttttttatattttgttgtgcCACTAGAGATTTAACCACATAATTaagatttatgtatttaattttaagtgGTGGTGAAGTAAATTCAGAATTGGGGTATTTTGTCTTGCTGGTGGTATGATTCAATAACATTATATTGGGACAATGTTGTCTGTACACTCTTCATGGAACTGTCTATCTTGCACAGGTGTTGAGTCCAAAAAATGTATGAAGTGATCTTTCATTCTGACAGTTAAGAATTGTTGAATTTCAGAGAAGATAATTAGTCAGATTGCAGCAATTCTAAATAAGAATGCAGAAAAGGGCAAGTGCAGCATCTGTATGAACAAAGTACTTTTTTCATATTGAAAGTGTTTGAGAAATTTcccaccttttttttcttttttttttttaaacctatttaTTGTTCCGACTCTGAGTTGAACACCCTTAAAAGTGAGTCAAATCACATTTAAAGTAACTATTTAAAAATTTCCAGGCTTAAAGTTATTCAGCAACGTTTGTACTGCTTTCCATGTTCTCGCAGAACTAAACTGAGAACTAAATGTAAGCTGCCACACataccttttaaaaaaatacttgtaGTTATGAGTTGTTGATGTTGAGATTTACATAACAATGTTACTATAATTTGGTGTCATTTACAGATTCTCTTATGTGATTTTGTGGTTTAGTTATGAGTTGtggtgtttttaatgtttttcttttgaaGCTCTTCATTACAGACTAAACATTTATTAGACCATGAAGACAATTAAAGTTATAAATGCCTAGGAGGACAACACCATTCAATTATATTAATAGCTGCTCCTAccagtaaataatataaaatgggaAATAACTTTTTAGCTTGTCAGTCATGTAAATCGTATGAGATCTTTACAGGTGTTGGCAtttcatattttgtttgtttccttGCAAGTAAATGAGCTTGACGTATTGGTAATTGCACTTAAAATGGGGAGGAAAAAATCGCCTGGggtgttttgtgtaatgtttgcTAATATGGCACCTAATAGAAAAATTGCAAAGGCAAAACTTGCATAAATCTACGGTAATTGAAAGGAAGGCAGAAAGATTAAACTAACTGTTCTCTCTTTTAGCTGTTAAACAAGTTTGGCCTTGACAAGGTGTACGATGGCCAGGTGGAGATCACCGGGGATGAGTTCAATGTGGAGAGTATTGATGGACAGCCAGGAGCTTTCACCTGCTACTTGGACGCAGGCCTGGCCAGAACCACTACTGGCAATAAGGTGTTCGGCGCCCTGAAGGGGGCTGTAGATGGAGGTCTCTCCATTCCTCACAGGTAGATCTACTtgcttaatgcttttttttatttatttattataattcggTCTTGATGATGACACCACTTGAAACTGAACAGCTGCTATTTCAGTTGTTCCACTGATGTGATTTTCAAGACGGGACTGATTGCAAGACATGTTTACATGAAAATCATCAAAATTCTGCATGTGCTGCTTGTTAATTGATGAATTTGAAATCTTCTACAtcttatcaatttttttttaaagcaccaaGAGGTTCCCAGGGTATGATGTCGAGAGCAAGGAGTTCAATGCAGAGGTCCATCGCAAACACATCCTGGGCCTAAACATCGCAGAGTACATGAGACTCTTGATGGAGGAGGATGAAGAATGTTATAAAAAACAGTTCTCTCGCTTCATCAAAAATGGCGTCACAGCTGATTCCGTAAGTGCTGTTATTGTCTTTCTCCACAGCGTTTCTCATTCCTTTTACTGAAAAGGATACTAACGTTACAACTTTACTGAGTGCATTTTTAAATTTGACTTGTGTTGATCTGAAACCGAGAGCCTTGATACTGGCATGGCAATTAAGAAGTGAATAAATTCTGaccggggcgaggcagtggcacagtaggtagcgctgtcgcctcacagcaagaaggtcgctggttcgaacctcggctcagttggcgtttctgtgtggagtttgcatgttctccctgccttcgcatgggtttcctccgggtgctccggtttcccccacagtccaaagacatgcggtacaggtgaattgggtaggctaaattgtccgtagtgtgtgaatgtgtgtgtggatgattcccagagatgggttgcggctggaagggcatccgctgtgtaaaaacttgcttgataagttggcggttcattccgctgtggcgacctgggattaataaagggactaagccgacaagaaaatgaatgaataaattctgACCCTCTtcagatttgaatgatttaataCATGGGGCAACATTTAGAGCAGTGGTGTCACACAggtctgcatagtttagctttaatCCTACTTAAAGTCCTGGATCACCCCTGAGTCCCAAACTAACAGACTTATCTGAAACCAACGTGTAAGTGTTGGAGGCCAGCAGGTGTGAGGCAGGGCAATCAGTAAGGGCAACCATATGTGAAAGAGTATggtatgcatttgtttgtttttactgccACAATCAATAAATTGAACCTTTTGGTACAACTGCCACCATTTTAATATGTatagaaatttatttttttattttattttatttttttgctttaatgtCATTGTAGTTTTGTATTGTACCTCTTAATTGCTCTATGCATGTTCAAATGCTTGTCTATGTGCTGAAACATAGTTCCTCAAGTAAATGTCCCATcagcagagatgtatagtaatgAAGTAGAACTACTTCTACTGTActtactaaaaggctgtatctttactctactggagtatttttttttgtgtgtgtatttttgcttCAGTATAATTTCAATGAGTTTGATACTTTTTTACGCCGAtagatgatttatttatttttttatgtgctgcatcgtttcTTGTTACTTGGTGTCAATTATTGATATTGGTTCAGGAATAGATTATAATCGGTTATTAcgtactagggatgctcatttcggttaattttgctaaccgtcaaccgccgctcattaatcagttattaacggttaactggttagattactattttatattaaacaagtTGACATGTctgttttgtgtctgacacattaaatattgcattttaaaatactgatttatttttaaatgctaacaTATAAATAATAGAACAATACGACAAGAACGACAAGAACAAGCATTTTCACGCAcatgcagtgtttagcacagaagaacaaaataaactaaataaaataaatagaactgccctaaattatttactcttaaatagtttttattacaaacgaaaatactgactgattctttttaataactggcatatgcagtttttttccaatcatgtgtttttcttccgtcaaataaaaatagcagacttcctcaaattgctttctccacggaaaatatgcatttatttaatgccccgctgttattataatcataaaacctttttacatttttaatagaaatcattattttacagATTATGTCTTGACATGTGGTTTcatctctctccctcgcggttcaagtgcgcgagCTGCGgtgatgaaaagacaatgacaacgtgcgcatatgttgactttttgtaaacagttttgttgtttaaatatgatattacattaatgtgcatacatgcttttataagctgtaaaataaaaggtaaagcctatttgttgcgtttattacgcagatctaGGTCAACATCATCGCTGGTtaagcatcaacacgtctgtatcaaacagcaatattcttcttccattttgcttctttggcaaatgtgtctgtaggcacgggttatacgttatcgtccagcaagttaagtatgccttgcagttgaaGAAGGGGCTGAAAACAAggtgcacctcactgcctttatgttgacaaggaaaaaaagaggagaagaagcgcggtccttttatgaaacgactgaatcagctgggtatcgattacgcaaaagtgttgctgtctgttgttacaattgtaatattcaataatattgtgataatcaagatttgtacatttcatacagctctggataacttaaaacagcgattagaccttcagagcggtgttaatgcgtcttgaagtaaagcgaaacggctataaactccagcaaaacagagtgattatatgcagagccatatacctttatctataaataaagtataactatagaaactgtgttcatcttaactgaaagcttctgcgtgtttgctgtcctcacgcatcgcgcacctgtcagtcagtcagcgaGTAATCCAAAAGGGTTAAAcagatagcgcacagcactatacggttacagaaaagtttgcgctgttataatccacttaccttttaatacgttttggtgcgatttataatccgctattaaaaacaacaacaatgactgaatgttttgaaagggtaatgtagccgtggcgggatgcattttggtccccgccaAGGAAGAGTGAATGTAGCgaaaccatgctctttaaaagttctctgtaattgtcttgacaacacaaactgctgctctgggatgagccgcgtgcaaaagatgcccctcttaacgcaaaggcgcattcaatctgccccttatgcagccaagctaaaaatatataaaataatatttttaatcgtttaactgatagcattaatcggttacaaacgcaccctttcggttaacggttaatcgattattttgagcatccctattacgtactgacgtcatttatcttctATGCGCAATGTTGCATTAGAATACAATGGTGAAGGAGGCGAGGGTGAGGAAAAACAACGCTTTTACTAAAAAGGTAGATAATTGTGCACAATTCAACTGCTTTTGAGtgtgctggacagtctttcattgATAATGAAGGTAGCACAGCACACAAGCCGCTATTTCACTTCTatggagaaatgctgtaaaacattggacatttgacctgctggcgtgtttGCAAGATAACGtttcctcttggctgttaaagcgatacttgtggatcgtGACACAAGCGTGCCTGTGGTGTGAGTGTTTTCCGCTGTCTATTATGGATTATCTGTGATAACAGCGTATTATGACTTACAGCATATAGACTGTAACCGCGGCTGTTCTTCCTGCCATTggtgaacagcgctttcatttctaaagccaagCACAGCCTTTTTTTGTTGAGCAGATGAAGACAAAAATatatcataggggtgtaagacctcacctgtcagcgctcaaagtgggataatatttacattagtttatttgctataaacgctcatgctgtcttctgttcATGTATTGAAGTTTTGTTTGATAAATACattcaaaaagttttttttttttttttttttttttttttttttttttttttgagcagatcaaattaagggtacagttcatatatcctGCTGTGTTAGAACAAAActattacaaattatttatatatatgtatgtggggggagtaatacacaaaggataaagaggctttacgggtgctgatattaaaTGTCacggctttcagccaatcagattcgagaaccagacggaactgttgggtgtgtgtgtgtatatgtatgtatatgtatgtatatgtgtgtatatgtatgtatatgtgtgtgtgtatgtatatgtatatatatatatatatatatatatatatatatatatatatatatatatatatatatatatctatcagggctcgaaattaacctttttgcttggtagcaccggtgctcctaactttaaaaagttaggcgcatcagccaaaatttagtcgcactaccaattatgagcaccgttacaaacagttttatacaaacagatttattgtatttgaaatcaacactaatcaaactaacaagcaaaaaaataataatataaatatgcgtgcgtgaggaaaatatgtctcaacgaaatcccgtgatcacaagaaaatagatttttataacataactgagtgaccaaagcacggagcgctcaccggccctgcacacactgcttgaatgaatctgttacgATCTGAACGGTATAAcgttaactgtgctgttctcacaagtgctgtctgatattgcactgatgcttttgacacatattgtACCTTATtgtatgcatacgtcatgttaatagccataccggtcttttcatgagtaagTTAGCGATATTAATTTACTCAGTGTAACGTTAAGCCCGTTTGTGATGGTGTACGtgatgttaaatttgacatatagctgccccttgcacggcggaGAGCATCTGgcaattatatgaaggattaaacagaagctctcgtgctagatgtggcaaacagttacctgaaaactccatcccacagacttttcatagcggacttgaagccaacagaagtcttctactcttggaaaagtgtagatggtggattaacattcagcacatgatcactagtaagatgtgtcattatttgtaactagatggtttctaaaactaaatctgtccgcGTTATCTTCAATCTCATCTTTAGCGCTAGTTTtccgcggtagtagctctctgtcatccgaagccagaaggcgctgactgagtgattgacagctgatattaaccaatcattcgcgttcagtgctagagcagtgggccaataagaagagcgcgaagccggggcaagcattacggacttggcttttactgcagcaagtcgacatgacaactgtttaaaaccattcctgagcgctgcgtttcccgTTCCAAGTgcaaacaaagagcttagagatgaattctgcgtgaatgtctcccgaatccgcgcatgtggtgaacattttgcagtaaaaactggtcgcacacaacaattttaagcactctcagaaatgctcccaaaaatattttatggtcgcatagataaaatttcgggcgcatatgcgaccaaaatggtcgcaatttcgagccctgtatatatatatatatatatatatatatatatatatatatatatatatatatatatatatatatatatatatatatatatatatataaaatttcattattttatttatgtatggaaagcatagtcaatgcaccgagatatcgaattgaactgaatcgatggcatgataatcgttaccgaatcaaaccgtgagactagtgtagatTCATACCCCTACTCATTACAATTACAGACCTTTTTCTTGGTTGCTGCTTGGAGGGTGCCAAAGCGACCAGCGGCTTctggtagaatgtttagaacttccgtttacagcgtttacaaatGGTAATTTGCAGTCCAAAAATGGGTTTATATAGCATTTTGAGTGGTTTACGGAAAGCTGTTATATCTCAGATGTGATTGAAGCGCGAGAGAAATGTTATCCTAGTTCAAATAAATTGTAAGCcttgtttcttttcgttctgcttaatctcTAGCcccaaaaaaagattttaaatgaacaaaactgATTTCTTTACACTGCTTTCTTTAAtgactacattacacaatacttgtactttttaCTTTTCAGTATTTCAGTTATTTTTGAAAAACTTCTTGCAATACtcaagtacaaaaaatgttgaatactttagtacttccacttatgtatggtgcttaaagagcacttcaacttctactcgagtcacttttttttttttgaaagagcaCTTGTACATTTACTTAAATCTGgttctctagtactttatacatctctgcccATCAGTAAGAACCAAATTTAGGTATGCTTTCTTGTTAAAATGAAAGTGACTGGTGCTACATGCGAGCACTCTGGCTTCTGGAATCACAGAACCAACATGTGGGAGATATGAGAACTGCCACTCTGAACAGGTGAATGAAAGTTAGGAAGTGCAAGTTAAGACCTCTCAATGGATTTGAGATTTTGCCGCACCTATTTCGAATGAGCTTGAGTTACAAAAGATGTGATGTGATCATCCCATAGGGCTATATTCTTTTAGCAAGAACGTCAATTGCAATGTTCTGTCATACACAATGCCTATCAAGTAAGGATACCATTGGCATTTGGGGACTTGTGGACTGTGTTGTTTTATAAACATGTCAAGGTAGTTTGGGAGCTGTCTGCTTGAATTTGAGATGTGCGCTGTTGAACTAGCTGACCTGTTGGTCTGTCAGAAATTGACTAATAAGGAGGACAAACTTGAGTGTGGTATGTTTCATGCATGAAAGGCAGGCAAGGTTATAATTGACACACTGACTGAACGGGCATATTGCTTTCAGGTGTTTGATTAGAAGTTTGGAGATGTATAGCAGTAGGTCTGGGGAAACACTGACATGTAAATATCCTTGGCTTTCTAATTAAAGTATCAGTCACCTGTTTTGTCTATTGCATAAAGCCCAGCTGATCAATAACATAAGCTTATAAAGCTTGTGACCATTTTATTGTATTcagttatttgtttttatctttgtcaGATGGAGGAAATGTACAAAAAGGCCCATGCAGCAATCAGAGAGAACCCAGTGCACGAAAAGAAGCCCAAGCGGGAAGTCAAGAAGAAGAGGTGGGTCTTTCATATGGTTGCTTTGTGTGAAAATCACAGCCTGACaaggttgcttttgcttttttttttttctttaagtattTTGATTTGGTCTAATGGATAAACTGACACTTGACATCCACAATTACTGTCCTGCTGCTTGATGATGATACCCTTTCAGACTGAGCAAATTGTAGTTGGTCCTACATTTGCACAGTTGATGCAAGCATATTTCAAGACGGGGCTGAGAGCAGTTTTGGTTAATCGTACATTTAGTGTTAGAAAAACTTTTAGGAGTGGTGGCTTTAAATGGTCTACTATGGAGCTTTTTTTTCTAGAATGAGCAATATATTCTCTGCTAGACTGCAAAAACATTACTGAATTTCAGTTTTGGATTGAGTGAATCAATGATCTAAACTAATGCTGGTCAGGGAAAACATGGTTGGTCTCTCAATAAATAGTCAGTGTAGTGCTATAGCTGGAGGACTTTTCTCTGGGAGGACATTTGTGCtaaatttgagtttctttttgtaGGTGGAACCGTGCCAAGCTCACACTGGCTCAGAGGAAAGACCGTGTTGCCCAGAAGAAGGCCAGTTTCCTTCGGGCACAAGCTGCAGAGGAGGACTAGAGCTCGACCCTGCTTTCCTCTTTGTATTTGTGCAAAAATCATTTGTtctaataaatataaaagaaaagattattttgtttgtctgattatttttaaaatggtaaaatagtTGGTGCAAGAAATTCACAGCCTGTACTTTTCTGTTTGTAATAGAACTGTATCAGGAGaccagcagcattttagaattaaGGAAACTACCAATAACTTAAATCTTTCAGAAAGCTTTACTGCAGTTAACACTTCTCTGAATGAGTGGATTAACACCTTCaaattttaaaattgcaaaaattaTAAAGATCCCTGAGTCCTAACTTGTATAAGGGTGCTAGTTCGATTagtacaaaatatatttaataaaacatgcaaATGTTACCATTTAAAATAAAGCCATTTTGTGCACATCCTGCCTTTTTAAAACCTATGACCTCAATTTGAAGATTGAGCCGTTACAAAACAGCAGCAGTGTAACGGTTTTGACTTAAATTTGTGTCAAGTCTGAAAATGTAATTTATGCAAATAACTTGCAGATCATTTTGAAATTGgaatgtaaaaataatttaaaatataaatgttgtcTTCTGCAGCCTAGAGCAAGTCTGTTCAAAATTTCTAATGTCAAGGTCCCATTAAGTTGTTTATAAATGGACACATTTATGATGAGAATCAACTTTtctaagctgtttggacagaactgtgtgtaggtatagtgttaTTTTGGATTGATCTAAATGATTCTCTTAATTTTCTGATGTTTAAATATGACTCAAATCCTAGTgcttttgaggcccactgcaatgtgGTTTTATACAAATGTGTAAGTTCAAAACATTAAGACCATAAATGTGCCATCTAATTGACATCTAAAACTGCTATCACTACAGCTGCATGATGTCAGAAAATGCTAATatttgcgtgtgtatgtgtgtactgtaAAAGGCATTTTTGTGTGACTCGTTTCAGAAAGGTTTGTATAAATaccacaaaatatacaaatacatgAACTTTTTGATTAATGAGCTGTACTTCAGCTTAGTCCGagtctgtcactgactgctgtttatctgacataagcGTGAAAAAGTACACATGCAAGGTGGGTGGAGAgatgcagctcatttgcatttaaagccacaggctacaaaacacTGCTACAATGTATTCAAAcaacaaaatgggcagattctggaggctataataaattatctgatgactattttgagctgaaactttacagacattctggagacaccaaaggcttatcttacatcttgtaaaagttAATATAGTGCTAAAGCTAATTAGGTTTGAAATGAGGGccatcaaaaataaaattgatttaatttaaaattaactttttttttgtatgtgcatATAGAAAGGTAAATATTgcattttctaaatatattatttttcaaaaacctCAAAGAAACGGTTGGATAAGTTAGATGTAGATTATTGAGATACGTAgtcttacagtttttcttgtttgctttgatgcagccgtcCACTGAAATTCCACTTTTTCAAAAcggttaacacacaggcctaaacagcagcactcatggtcaaaatgaaacCTTATGCTTGCACAAtgcacataccgtgtcaaaacatttaaaatatgccacaaaagctagttttaccttcaaacaacacaacttgcaaacaagtatatgaacTATTTCAatcaatcattacacaatggacaacaaaaaactaaatacagaactcagtgtgaatcagtgcaccattgcttgccattggcGTTGTTGTCTTTTTGTTTGGGCTGTCAAATATGACTTTTTGCAAAgaattcaagagttcccacttagatatgcttggcatttatagcaggtttggcatgctgtcctgggagagaaccctgagctcagagaaattt is drawn from Danio rerio strain Tuebingen ecotype United States chromosome 6, GRCz12tu, whole genome shotgun sequence and contains these coding sequences:
- the rpl5b gene encoding 60S ribosomal protein L5b produces the protein MGFVKVVKNKSYFKRYQVKFRRRREGKTDYFARKRLVIQDKNKYNTPKYRMIVRFSNRDIVCQIAYAKIEGDMIVCAAYSHELPKYGISVGLTNYAAAYCTGLLLARRLLNKFGLDKVYDGQVEITGDEFNVESIDGQPGAFTCYLDAGLARTTTGNKVFGALKGAVDGGLSIPHSTKRFPGYDVESKEFNAEVHRKHILGLNIAEYMRLLMEEDEECYKKQFSRFIKNGVTADSMEEMYKKAHAAIRENPVHEKKPKREVKKKRWNRAKLTLAQRKDRVAQKKASFLRAQAAEED